The following are from one region of the Synechococcus sp. CBW1108 genome:
- a CDS encoding DUF3747 domain-containing protein: MRSRPAMVCPTPGPTRRRLQRTYLPLAALGLAAISPWAQAANMFTSQPLDGSRFAVLARPVGTSSWSLVVLEQIRPQPLCWEQRPDGLTEPALNRFNFTGICNRYLDSNGYSLRIGDQDLASRYRLQLRQSGAELRLEASTPSDATVLVVGRAQVPLRDKNGFVALTLEPGWDLQRRSFNAQTLNHVYFANPIPLPLLLASANGSLATRAQPPMAPPPLPPEPTRAERSKLLAQGPIRLPVIPFSE; the protein is encoded by the coding sequence TTGCGTTCACGCCCTGCCATGGTCTGCCCCACCCCAGGCCCAACCAGGCGCCGACTACAACGAACCTACCTGCCCCTGGCCGCCCTGGGCCTGGCCGCGATCAGCCCCTGGGCCCAGGCTGCCAACATGTTCACCAGCCAGCCGCTGGATGGCAGCCGTTTCGCCGTGCTGGCCCGCCCAGTGGGCACCAGCAGCTGGAGCCTGGTGGTGCTGGAACAGATCAGGCCCCAGCCCCTCTGCTGGGAGCAGCGTCCTGACGGGCTCACCGAGCCGGCCCTGAACCGCTTCAACTTCACCGGTATCTGCAACCGCTACCTCGACAGCAACGGCTACTCCCTGCGCATCGGCGATCAGGATCTGGCCAGCCGCTACCGGCTGCAGCTGCGCCAGAGCGGAGCGGAACTGCGGCTGGAGGCCAGCACCCCCAGCGACGCAACCGTGCTGGTGGTGGGCAGAGCCCAGGTGCCCCTGCGTGACAAGAATGGCTTTGTGGCGCTGACACTCGAACCTGGCTGGGACCTGCAGCGACGCAGCTTCAACGCCCAGACCCTCAACCACGTCTACTTCGCCAACCCCATCCCCCTGCCCCTGCTGCTGGCCAGTGCCAATGGCTCCCTGGCGACGAGAGCCCAGCCACCGATGGCGCCCCCGCCGCTGCCGCCTGAACCCACCAGGGCTGAGCGCAGCAAGCTGCTCGCCCAGGGGCCGATCCGCCTGCCGGTGATCCCCTTCAGCGAGTGA
- the rplL gene encoding 50S ribosomal protein L7/L12, whose product MSATTDQILESLKTLSLLEASELVKQIEEAFGVSAAASAGVVMAAAPAAAAEAVEEQTEFDVMLDSFDAAAKIKVLKAVREVTGLGLGEAKALVESAPCAIKEGIAKGDAEAIKKAVEEVGGKVTIK is encoded by the coding sequence ATGTCTGCTACAACCGACCAAATTCTCGAATCACTCAAAACCCTCTCGCTGCTTGAGGCTTCCGAGCTCGTCAAGCAGATCGAAGAGGCCTTTGGCGTGTCTGCCGCCGCATCCGCTGGCGTGGTGATGGCCGCAGCTCCCGCAGCTGCTGCTGAAGCCGTTGAAGAGCAGACCGAATTCGACGTCATGCTCGACAGCTTTGACGCCGCCGCCAAGATCAAGGTGCTCAAGGCCGTCCGCGAGGTCACTGGCCTCGGCTTGGGCGAAGCTAAGGCCCTAGTTGAAAGCGCTCCATGCGCCATCAAGGAAGGCATCGCCAAAGGCGACGCCGAAGCGATCAAAAAGGCTGTTGAAGAAGTTGGCGGCAAGGTCACCATCAAATGA
- the rplJ gene encoding 50S ribosomal protein L10, with product MGRTLENKQQIVEELKGLLGEAEMALVLDFKGLTIKEMSDLRTRLQASNGVCKVTKNTLMRRAIDGDSAWSNLDSLLTGTNAFVLVKGDVGGAVKAVQSFQKDTKKSDVKGGLFEGQLLSQNDIKAIGDLPSKEVLMAQIAGAINAVATKLAVGINEVPSGLARALNQHAEGGS from the coding sequence ATGGGCCGCACTCTGGAGAACAAGCAACAGATCGTCGAAGAGCTCAAGGGGCTCCTCGGCGAGGCCGAAATGGCGCTGGTTCTTGATTTCAAGGGCCTGACCATCAAGGAGATGTCTGATCTGCGGACCCGTCTGCAGGCCAGTAACGGCGTGTGCAAGGTGACCAAAAACACCTTGATGCGCCGGGCCATTGATGGCGATAGCGCCTGGTCGAATCTCGATTCCCTGCTCACCGGCACCAATGCCTTCGTGCTCGTCAAGGGCGACGTGGGTGGTGCGGTGAAGGCCGTGCAGTCCTTCCAAAAGGACACGAAGAAGTCGGATGTGAAGGGCGGCCTTTTCGAAGGTCAGCTCCTTTCCCAGAACGACATCAAGGCCATCGGGGATCTGCCCTCCAAGGAGGTGCTCATGGCCCAGATCGCCGGTGCGATCAACGCCGTGGCCACCAAGCTGGCCGTGGGTATCAACGAGGTTCCGTCCGGTCTTGCCCGGGCGCTCAACCAGCACGCCGAAGGCGGCAGCTGA
- a CDS encoding ABC transporter permease subunit (The N-terminal region of this protein, as described by TIGR01726, is a three transmembrane segment that identifies a subfamily of ABC transporter permease subunits, which specificities that include histidine, arginine, glutamine, glutamate, L-cystine (sic), the opines (in Agrobacterium) octopine and nopaline, etc.), producing MLPPARRMAVLLPSLLLALLLALLLALLLALGLALAAPGRAKPLWNVGTDPSYAPFGFTDGDSGKLRGFDIELIEAIAKRSGHRLQLTPLPFDGLIPALQVRNLDLAISAMTITAERAETVDFSRPYFAAGLGIVVREGTQGISTIKDLEGRTIAVQIGSTGAKAMAAVPGARLSTFDSGPLALQELLNGNVEAYVNDLPATLYAIETAELKGIEIAGKPLTSDFYGIAFPKGSPLSSPVNRALGQLLADGSYARIYQRWFGQAPPSLPPRAPALDSRSGSARLDLMQLLRNLLRGAGVTLALTLCSFGVSLIGAALVATGLLRTNPLVQRCSRVYVDFFRGTPILVQLFVIYFGVPALAQQLGLTLQMDRFAAAVLALGLNGAAYLAETLRAGISSIERGQWEAAKALGLRPIPSLQMVILPQALQRVLPSLANEFITLIKDTSLAAVIGFNELFRQGQLVVATSYRAFEVYLAVALVYLVMTTAASLLFKQLERRLRRPA from the coding sequence ATGCTCCCTCCTGCTCGCCGGATGGCGGTGCTGCTGCCCAGCCTGCTGCTGGCCCTGCTGCTGGCCCTGCTGCTGGCCCTGCTGCTGGCCCTGGGCCTCGCTCTGGCTGCGCCGGGGCGGGCCAAGCCGCTCTGGAACGTGGGCACCGATCCGAGCTACGCCCCCTTCGGCTTCACGGATGGCGACAGCGGCAAACTGCGCGGCTTCGACATCGAGCTGATCGAAGCCATCGCCAAACGCAGTGGGCACCGCCTCCAACTCACCCCCCTGCCCTTCGATGGCCTGATCCCCGCCCTCCAGGTGCGCAACCTCGACCTGGCGATCAGCGCCATGACGATCACCGCGGAGCGGGCCGAGACGGTCGACTTCTCGCGGCCCTATTTCGCCGCCGGCCTGGGCATCGTGGTGCGGGAAGGCACCCAGGGCATCAGCACCATCAAGGATCTCGAAGGTCGCACGATCGCCGTGCAGATCGGCTCCACCGGAGCCAAGGCCATGGCTGCCGTACCCGGCGCCAGGCTCAGCACCTTTGATTCAGGCCCCCTGGCCCTGCAGGAACTGCTGAACGGGAATGTGGAGGCCTACGTCAATGACCTGCCCGCCACCCTCTACGCGATTGAAACCGCTGAGCTCAAGGGGATTGAGATCGCCGGCAAGCCCCTCACCTCCGACTTCTACGGCATCGCCTTCCCCAAGGGCTCTCCGCTGAGTTCCCCGGTGAACCGGGCCCTGGGCCAGCTCCTGGCCGATGGGAGCTACGCCCGCATCTACCAGCGCTGGTTTGGCCAGGCTCCCCCTTCACTGCCGCCACGCGCCCCGGCCCTCGACAGCCGCAGCGGCAGTGCGAGGCTCGACTTGATGCAGTTGCTGCGCAATCTGCTCCGCGGCGCCGGGGTGACGCTGGCCCTCACCCTCTGCTCCTTCGGCGTGAGCCTGATCGGTGCGGCCCTGGTGGCGACCGGGCTGCTGAGAACAAATCCGCTGGTTCAGCGCTGCAGCCGGGTCTACGTCGACTTCTTTCGCGGCACACCGATCCTGGTGCAGCTGTTCGTGATCTATTTCGGCGTGCCGGCACTGGCCCAGCAATTGGGGCTCACCCTCCAGATGGACCGCTTCGCCGCCGCCGTACTGGCCCTGGGGCTAAACGGGGCGGCCTACCTGGCCGAGACCCTGCGGGCAGGGATCAGCTCGATTGAGCGCGGCCAATGGGAAGCGGCCAAAGCCCTCGGACTACGGCCCATCCCCAGCTTGCAGATGGTGATTCTGCCCCAGGCCCTGCAGCGGGTGCTGCCCTCCCTGGCCAATGAGTTCATCACCCTGATCAAGGACACCAGCCTGGCGGCGGTGATCGGCTTCAATGAACTGTTCCGCCAGGGGCAGCTGGTGGTGGCCACCAGCTACCGGGCCTTTGAGGTGTATCTGGCGGTAGCCCTGGTGTACCTGGTGATGACCACCGCCGCATCGCTGCTGTTCAAGCAGCTGGAACGGAGACTCAGGCGTCCTGCTTGA
- the rplA gene encoding 50S ribosomal protein L1, whose translation MTKISKRFAALRATVEDRSYTPLEAIELVKTNATAKFDETVEAHVRLGIDPKYTDQQLRTTVALPHGTGQTIRIAVIARGEAVAAAKAAGADLAGDDDLVDQIAKGAMDFDLLIATPDMMPKVAKLGRVLGPRGLMPNPKAGTVTTDLAGAINEFKAGKLEFRADRAGIVHVRFGKASFDSAKLLDNLKALQETIDRNKPSGAKGRYWRSLYVTSTMGPSVEVDFSALQDIKQDA comes from the coding sequence ATGACGAAAATTTCTAAGCGCTTCGCTGCCCTCAGAGCCACGGTCGAAGACCGCAGCTACACCCCCCTCGAGGCGATTGAGCTGGTCAAGACCAACGCCACCGCCAAGTTTGATGAAACCGTCGAGGCCCATGTGCGCCTCGGCATCGATCCCAAGTACACAGACCAGCAGCTGCGAACCACCGTCGCCCTGCCCCACGGCACCGGCCAGACCATCCGCATCGCCGTGATCGCCCGCGGTGAGGCAGTGGCTGCCGCCAAGGCCGCCGGCGCCGACCTGGCCGGCGACGACGATCTGGTCGACCAGATCGCCAAGGGCGCAATGGACTTCGACCTGCTGATTGCCACCCCGGACATGATGCCGAAGGTGGCCAAGCTGGGCCGGGTGCTCGGCCCCCGCGGCCTGATGCCAAACCCCAAGGCCGGCACCGTCACCACCGACCTGGCCGGCGCCATCAACGAGTTCAAGGCTGGCAAGCTGGAGTTTCGGGCCGACCGGGCCGGCATCGTGCACGTGCGCTTCGGCAAGGCCAGCTTCGATTCGGCCAAGCTGCTCGACAACCTCAAGGCCCTGCAGGAGACCATCGACCGCAACAAGCCCAGCGGCGCCAAAGGCCGCTACTGGAGGAGCCTGTATGTGACCTCCACCATGGGCCCTTCGGTGGAAGTCGACTTCTCGGCCCTGCAGGACATCAAGCAGGACGCCTGA
- the rplK gene encoding 50S ribosomal protein L11, with protein sequence MAKKVVAVIKLALQAGKANPAPPVGPALGQHGVNIMAFCKEYNARTQEKAGYVIPVEISVFEDRSFTFITKTPPASVLITKAAGIEKGAATSAKGAVGAISRAQLEEIAKTKLPDLNCTTVESAMRIIEGTARNMGVAVND encoded by the coding sequence ATGGCCAAGAAAGTCGTAGCCGTGATCAAGCTGGCCCTCCAGGCCGGCAAAGCCAACCCCGCGCCGCCGGTGGGCCCTGCCCTCGGCCAGCACGGCGTCAACATCATGGCGTTCTGCAAGGAGTACAACGCCCGCACCCAGGAGAAGGCCGGCTATGTGATTCCGGTGGAGATTTCGGTCTTTGAAGACCGCAGCTTCACCTTCATCACCAAGACCCCGCCAGCTTCCGTGCTGATCACCAAGGCTGCCGGCATTGAGAAGGGTGCCGCCACCTCCGCCAAGGGGGCCGTGGGTGCCATTTCCCGTGCCCAGCTCGAGGAGATCGCCAAGACCAAGCTGCCCGACCTCAACTGCACAACCGTGGAGTCGGCCATGCGCATTATCGAAGGCACCGCCCGCAACATGGGCGTCGCCGTCAACGACTAA